The proteins below come from a single Deltaproteobacteria bacterium genomic window:
- a CDS encoding ABC transporter substrate-binding protein, with protein sequence MPELVAELIRLKCEVIVVLGNEAVAAAKNATKEISIIMSNTNDAVASGFVASLARPGGNVTGLTGFGGEINGKRLGLLKEIIPKLSKVGFLWSATSPTAADNLKETEPTARFLRAGIESLEIKGADNLEKVFQLAVAKKVGALLIDGGGFVAAHQHEIIALATKYRLPAMYSNSRYVELGGLMSYNGDRSEQLQRAAEMVDNILKGTKPADIPVERSKKLEFVINLHAAKKIDLIIPPNVLVRADRVIR encoded by the coding sequence CTGCCAGAGCTTGTCGCCGAGCTCATTCGCCTCAAATGTGAAGTAATCGTTGTTCTTGGAAATGAAGCAGTCGCGGCCGCCAAAAATGCCACGAAAGAAATTTCCATTATCATGTCAAATACCAACGACGCTGTTGCAAGCGGATTTGTTGCGAGCCTGGCGCGCCCTGGTGGCAATGTTACGGGACTGACTGGTTTCGGTGGTGAAATAAATGGGAAGCGCCTCGGACTTTTGAAAGAGATAATCCCCAAACTCTCAAAGGTAGGTTTTCTCTGGAGCGCTACCAGTCCAACCGCAGCCGATAACCTGAAAGAAACTGAACCCACCGCGCGGTTTTTACGTGCAGGGATTGAATCTTTGGAAATCAAAGGGGCCGATAACTTGGAAAAAGTCTTTCAGTTGGCGGTCGCTAAAAAAGTTGGCGCGCTGCTGATAGATGGCGGCGGTTTTGTTGCCGCGCACCAACACGAGATCATCGCACTGGCAACAAAATATCGGCTGCCTGCGATGTATAGCAACTCTCGCTATGTCGAGTTAGGTGGACTTATGAGCTACAACGGCGACCGTTCGGAACAACTCCAGCGCGCGGCGGAGATGGTGGATAACATTCTAAAAGGCACGAAGCCCGCTGACATACCCGTGGAGCGGTCCAAGAAGTTGGAGTTCGTGATCAATCTCCACGCTGCTAAGAAGATCGACCTGATCATTCCGCCCAACGTGTTGGTGCGGGCGGATCGGGTGATTAGGTAG
- a CDS encoding XRE family transcriptional regulator — MKLKMTRSSGNVFRDVGFTPVEAEHLLVRADLMIKVQTLIESKHLSQAELAKSLGITKPRLSDLLRGRIDLFSTDTLIDILARLGVRVRLVLKPLRHGLKAA; from the coding sequence ATGAAACTCAAGATGACGCGATCGAGCGGCAATGTTTTCCGCGATGTCGGATTTACCCCTGTGGAAGCCGAGCATTTGCTGGTCCGAGCGGACTTAATGATCAAGGTCCAGACGCTGATCGAATCCAAACATCTTAGCCAAGCTGAGTTGGCGAAAAGTCTCGGCATCACCAAGCCTCGATTGAGCGATTTGCTGCGCGGCCGGATCGATCTATTTAGCACCGATACGCTCATCGATATCCTCGCTCGCCTCGGGGTTCGAGTTCGGCTCGTTCTCAAACCTTTGCGTCACGGTCTCAAGGCCGCGTAG
- a CDS encoding type II toxin-antitoxin system RelE/ParE family toxin, translating into MIWLGSSQGDLKAFTPDARRVAGFQLRRVQQGLEPNDWKPMTTVGAGVQEIRIHTGLEHRVFYVAKFTEEVYVLHTFEKRTRKMPKRETDLARDRFRALVLKRRSGSSAVR; encoded by the coding sequence TTGATTTGGCTCGGGTCGTCCCAAGGCGATCTCAAGGCTTTCACGCCGGACGCGCGCCGCGTCGCTGGGTTCCAACTGCGCCGGGTGCAGCAGGGGCTTGAGCCAAATGACTGGAAACCGATGACGACAGTTGGCGCCGGCGTGCAGGAAATCCGTATCCACACTGGGCTTGAACATCGAGTTTTCTATGTGGCGAAGTTTACCGAAGAGGTTTATGTTTTGCACACCTTCGAGAAGCGAACTCGAAAAATGCCCAAACGAGAAACGGACCTTGCCCGAGACCGGTTTCGTGCGTTGGTCCTGAAACGGCGCAGCGGAAGTTCCGCGGTAAGGTAG